In Mastigocladopsis repens PCC 10914, a single window of DNA contains:
- a CDS encoding glycoside hydrolase family 10 protein — translation MVKKLVKWCKKLLSHEAPAIKQQAFFALLVALSMVAAVLLSFPSYAQNTPNRPQRSELRGAWLTNIDSDVLFERNRLQGALQSLKSLNFNTVYPTVWNWGWTLYPSKVAQRVIGRSLDPAPGLQRRDILKEIVTVGHQKGLTVIPWFEFGFMAPADSQLAKNRPQWLTSRRDGNKIWKEGTHNRVWLNPFHPEVQQFTQDLIVEIVRNYDVDGIQFDDHFGLPAELGYDAYTVALYKKEHRGQAPSTNAQDPEWVRWRANKITDYMKRVFKAIKATKRNCLVSVAPNPQRFSYESFLADWEKWERMGLIEELVLQIYRDDMNVFIQELESPEVKAAQSHIPVSVGIMSGLKGKFVPMQQIQTQVQKVRERNFAGVSFFFYETLWNVTGETPQQRQSGLLKIFPTPVAYPNLLAGWKP, via the coding sequence ATGGTGAAAAAATTGGTGAAATGGTGTAAAAAGCTTCTGTCTCACGAAGCTCCAGCAATCAAACAACAGGCGTTTTTTGCACTCTTGGTAGCTCTAAGCATGGTAGCTGCTGTGCTGCTCTCGTTTCCCTCATACGCTCAAAATACTCCTAACCGTCCGCAGAGATCTGAGTTACGGGGCGCGTGGCTAACTAATATAGATAGCGATGTGCTCTTTGAGCGAAATCGTCTCCAAGGCGCTTTGCAAAGCCTGAAAAGCCTAAACTTCAACACAGTATATCCTACTGTTTGGAATTGGGGTTGGACACTGTACCCCAGCAAAGTAGCACAAAGAGTGATTGGGCGATCGCTTGACCCAGCCCCTGGGCTGCAAAGGCGAGATATACTCAAAGAAATCGTCACGGTCGGGCATCAAAAAGGCTTAACAGTCATTCCCTGGTTCGAGTTTGGTTTTATGGCACCTGCTGACTCACAACTAGCCAAAAATCGTCCGCAATGGCTAACTAGTCGCCGCGACGGTAACAAAATCTGGAAAGAAGGTACCCACAATCGGGTTTGGCTGAATCCTTTTCACCCTGAAGTTCAACAATTTACACAAGATTTAATTGTCGAAATTGTGAGAAACTATGACGTTGATGGCATTCAATTTGATGACCATTTTGGTTTGCCTGCTGAATTGGGATATGATGCTTACACGGTTGCATTGTACAAAAAAGAACATCGTGGTCAAGCTCCTTCAACAAATGCTCAAGACCCAGAATGGGTGCGGTGGAGAGCTAACAAAATAACTGACTACATGAAGCGCGTATTCAAAGCCATTAAAGCGACAAAAAGAAATTGCCTTGTCTCTGTAGCGCCTAATCCCCAACGATTTTCCTACGAATCCTTCTTAGCAGACTGGGAAAAGTGGGAACGGATGGGACTTATTGAAGAACTGGTTTTGCAGATATATCGCGATGACATGAATGTCTTTATCCAGGAACTAGAGTCCCCAGAAGTGAAAGCAGCACAAAGTCATATTCCCGTGAGTGTCGGTATTATGAGCGGGTTAAAAGGCAAATTTGTGCCTATGCAACAAATACAAACACAAGTGCAAAAAGTGCGAGAACGCAACTTTGCTGGAGTCTCCTTCTTTTTCTACGAAACTCTCTGGAATGTGACTGGTGAAACACCACAACAACGTCAATCTGGTTTGCTGAAAATTTTCCCAACACCAGTTGCTTATCCAAATCTACTTGCTGGTTGGAAACCGTAA